Proteins encoded within one genomic window of Argiope bruennichi chromosome 7, qqArgBrue1.1, whole genome shotgun sequence:
- the LOC129975294 gene encoding uncharacterized protein LOC129975294 produces MSFLNKSKKADLICLAEDLGESPDETMSKVILKELILASKHYNEEEAKEYLEVIVAGRLEQEQKLENENKLKQEREKEKFALEKLRLEVELSRINQNLVQNSDQVVRAKSLDEIVRMVRLLTVKVPSKSDGWDYFFSSLEKAFVNENVSDEFKPKVLLCLLGDKVPNLLVNIEESELKNYESLKKIVLQEYEPSPKLCLENFRKAKRNNDETFSQFASRLTSMWVYYCKSRGASDFETVNQLIVADKMFQTLDSETATHIGVLQGESWFKPKEMGKRCDVFYASKGKSYDGSVRAKRNDYDERGFQGNWGKQQFNEKKTDNSNFCPKKNFEKSKITEVRKLTCYTCGSDKHFRRDCPKIKEEDYKKIKVNKVSAEGAEAESKGETVAARVDVLGRVIPRHTIEDKLCKLAKVSVSVAGKLAEALVDSDTEITVVKRDLVPEVSVEGASTIYLKGIFGPAVKCPLVYVPLSLATGGQVNVVHQQVLCALADVLVEDVLLPPDILNMLGGARSEGNSLAQNSQELRGDLQEKAQDSIIFEKTQSEITSCGNEVGTVNNKDEKVTTETVKGSMVADTFRSEQEQCVELATAWKHAKEGKSNYYEVDGYLFHRDKILGESIGQLVIPKCRRGEVLRLAHTSVFSCHMGSKKTLERIKYSFFWERMRTEVKKFCDSCKECQLTQTVKTSDRTPITPVVRPELPFQVVNVDLIGPIDPPSAKGHKYILCLVDQHTRWGEAIPLTSLNAKATCEALLSIFSRTGIPNVIASDNGTNFTAELTKEFEKRIGSSPRFSTPGYPQSNGLVERFNRTLKNMLHNVVREEGRGWHLQIPYVLWAYREIPHSTTGVSPFQLLYGRPPQGLLSILKSTWTGKFNNVQLNSTSISKYLENLKSKLEKAAEQAKLVSAVQQENAAYYHNLRSSNRVYKVGDQVIVLIPDSTNKLFARWQGTATIVEKRNPHSFSVKMSDGSTKHIHQNKLKHYIASSNSINVIFEEEKEFGHVETLPTATKESKFFEILDNLEIKHVDNSQLETLKNLIVKFKRIFTKPVQPAAVGTHKIELLPNTVQKKPHCYSVPIAYRKEVERQVQELLELDLIEPSVSEIAHPIVCVAKKDSSMRMCIDFRALNAVTKVPVFPMKDLQELIFTAGSGHWLSSLDLLKGYWQIKMDEESKRLTAFATHNAVYQWKTMPFGLAGASGTFQREMNRALKSHSEYAQAYMDDVVIYSRSFKEHLFHLKLILTELDELGFSVRLDKCTFATKQIKYLGHIIGGGRHGPDKDKILAIQKLTRPTSKKEVRSVLGLMGFYRTYIPKFAEISTPLTELTKKNKPNKASWGEEEQNSFEKLKELLCEVTSLATPDANLPFQIHCDASDHGVGCCLTQQDADGSYKPIAFASQKFNAAQKNWASIEKEAWAVLYGLNKFDKWIYGAKVEIISDHNPLKYLNQTTPKSPKLTRWALALQRWNHSITHRPSVQHRGADALSRLK; encoded by the coding sequence atgtctttcttaaataaaagtaaaaaggcaGACCTAATCTGTCTAGCAGAAGATTTAGGTGAGTCGCCAGACGAAACCATGTCTAAAgtaattctgaaagaattaattttagctaGTAAACATTATAACGAGGAAGAggcaaaagaatatttagaagttATCGTAGCTGGAAGGTTAGAACAGgaacaaaaacttgaaaatgaaaataaactaaaacaagAGAGGGAAAAGGAAAAGTTCGCACTCGAAAAACTTCGTCTAGAAGTGGAATTATCCAGGATCAatcaaaatttggttcaaaatagtGATCAAGTCGTGCGTGCAAAATCATTAGATGAAATAGTTAGGATGGTTAGGCTCTTAACAGTTAAAGTTCCTAGTAAGTCAGACGGATGGGACTATTTCTTTTCAAGCTTAGAAAAggcatttgtaaatgaaaatgttagtGATGAATTTAAACCAAAAGTGTTGCTTTGTTTATTAGGAGACAAAGTGCCTAATTTGTTAGTTAATATAGAAGAAagcgaattaaaaaattatgaatctttgaagaaaatagtATTACAGGAATACGAACCTTCACCGAAAttgtgtttagaaaattttcgCAAAGCTAAACGTAACAACGATGAAACATTTTCTCAATTTGCATCTCGGTTAACATCCATGTGGGTGTATTATTGCAAATCAAGGGGTGCTAGTGATTTTGAGACTGTAAATCAACTCATTGTAGCAGATAAAATGTTCCAAACATTGGATTCCGAAACGGCAACCCATATAGGTGTGCTACAGGGGGAAAGTTGGTTTAAGCCAAAGGAAATGGGTAAACGTTGTGATGTATTCTATGCATCCAAGGGTAAATCCTATGACGGGTCAGTGAGAGCCAAAAGAAATGATTATGATGAAAGAGGTTTTCAGGGTAATTGGGGAAAACAACAGTTCAATGAGAAGAAGACCGATAATAGTAATTTTTGccctaagaaaaattttgaaaaatcaaaaatcacaGAAGTTAGAAAGCTAACTTGTTACACTTGTGGCTCCGATAAACATTTTAGACGAGATTGTCCGAAAATTAAGGAAGAAGACTATAAAAAGATTAAGGTAAACAAGGTTTCCGCTGAGGGTGCAGAAGCAGAATCAAAAGGGGAAACAGTAGCTGCTAGGGTGGATGTACTAGGTAGAGTAATTCCTAGGCATACTATTGAAGACAAACTTTGTAAATTGGCAAAGGTATCTGTCAGTGTAGCTGGGAAACTAGCCGAAGCATTAGTGGATTCTGACACGGAAATTACAGTTGTCAAAAGGGACTTAGTTCCTGAAGTTTCAGTCGAAGGTGCTTCTACAATATATTTGAAGGGTATTTTTGGTCCGGCGGTTAAATGTCCTTTAGTGTACGTTCCGTTAAGTCTTGCTACTGGTGGCCAAGTTAATGTGGTGCATCAGCAAGTTTTATGTGCTTTAGCAGATGTTTTGGTGGAGGATGTGTTGCTTCCACCGGATATTCTAAACATGTTGGGAGGGGCCCGGAGTGAAGGAAATTCACTGGCTCAGAACTCTCAGGAATTGAGGGGTGATCTGCAGGAGAAAGCACAGGATAGCATTATCTTTGAGAAAACTCAAAGTGAAATTACTTCATGTGGGAATGAAGTGGGAACGGTTAATAATAAGGATGAGAAAGTAACCACTGAGACGGTTAAGGGAAGCATGGTCGCTGATACTTTTCGCTCTGAGCAGGAACAGTGTGTCGAATTAGCAACGGCTTGGAAGCATGCTAAAGAAGGCAAAAGTAACTACTATGAGGTAGACGGTTATCTGTTTCACAGAGACAAAATACTCGGGGAGAGTATTGGGCAACTGGTAATTCCAAAGTGTAGACGCGGTGAGGTACTCAGACTTGCTCATACCTCAGTGTTTAGTTGTCATATGGGTTCTAAAAAGACTCTAGAACGAATCAAGTACTCTTTCTTCTGGGAACGTATGAGGACGGAAGTCAAAAAATTTTGCGACTCATGTAAAGAGTGTCAACTCACTCAGACTGTTAAAACTAGTGACAGAACGCCAATTACGCCTGTCGTGAGGCCTGAATTACCATTTCAGGTAGTGAATGTAGACCTGATAGGTCCAATTGATCCTCCTAGTGCGAAAGGacataaatacatattatgtCTGGTTGATCAACATACTAGGTGGGGCGAAGCCATACCGTTGACTAGTCTGAATGCTAAGGCAACATGTGAAGCTttgttaagtatattttcaaGGACAGGTATTCCTAATGTTATCGCGTCTGATAACGGGACCAATTTCACGGCCGAACTGACTAAAGAGTTTGAAAAACGAATAGGGAGCAGTCCAAGATTCTCTACCCCTGGATATCCACAATCAAATGGGTTGGTGGAGAGGTttaatagaactttaaaaaacatgttgCATAATGTAGTCAGGGAAGAAGGTAGGGGATGGCATTTACAAATTCCTTATGTGCTGTGGGCGTACAGAGAAATACCTCATTCAACTACAGGTGTGTCGCCATTTCAGTTACTCTATGGTAGACCACCACAAGGTCTTTTGTCTATCCTAAAATCTACTTGGAcaggaaaatttaataatgtacaaTTAAATAGTACTTCCATTTCCAAATAcctggaaaatttaaaatcaaaactagaGAAGGCTGCAGAGCAGGCTAAGCTTGTTTCAGCAGTACAACAGGAAAATGCGGCGTATTATCACAATTTAAGATCGTCTAACCGAGTGTACAAAGTTGGAGATCAGGTGATAGTATTAATACCTGATTcgactaataaattatttgccaGATGGCAAGGTACTGCAACTATCGTTGAGAAACGTAATCCCCattctttttcagttaaaatgtcGGATGGTTCTACCAAGCACATTCatcaaaataagttaaaacattacATAGCTAGTTCTAACtctataaatgtcatttttgagGAAGAAAAAGAATTCGGGCATGTTGAAACTTTACCAACCGCTAccaaagaatctaaatttttcgaaattcttgataatcttgaaattaaacaTGTAGACAATTCTCAGTTAgaaactcttaaaaatttaatcgttAAATTTAAACGCATCTTTACTAAACCCGTGCAACCAGCTGCGGTTGGCACTCATAAAATTGAACTATTGCCCAATACGGTACAGAAAAAGCCTCATTGTTATAGTGTTCCTATTGCATACAGAAAGGAAGTTGAACGTCAAGTTCAAGAACTTTTAGAATTAGACTTGATTGAACCTTCGGTATCCGAAATTGCTCATCCGATTGTTTGCGTTGCTAAAAAGGATTCTTCAATGAGAATGTGCATTGATTTTAGAGCGTTAAATGCAGTCACCAAAGTTCCAGTCTTTCCCATGAAAGATTTGCAAGAACTGATATTCACTGCAGGGTCAGGCCATTGGTTAAGTAGCTTAGATCTTTTAAAGGGATATTGGCAAATAAAAATGGACGAGGAAAGTAAACGGTTGACGGCGTTTGCTACGCATAATGCTGTGTACCAGTGGAAGACCATGCCTTTCGGTCTGGCGGGAGCATCTGGTACTTTTCAACGTGAAATGAACCGTGCCTTGAAATCTCATTCAGAGTATGCGCAGGCGTACATGGATGATGTAGTCATTTATTCTAGATCTTTTAAAGAgcatctgtttcatttaaaacttatacTGACAGAATTAGATGAATTAGGATTTTCTGTACGGCTGGATAAATGTACTTTCGCcaccaaacaaataaaatatttaggccATATTATAGGTGGAGGTAGACATGGTCCAGATAAAGACAAAATTCTAGCAATACAGAAATTAACTAGACCTACGTCTAAAAAAGAGGTCAGGTCCGTATTAGGATTAATGGGATTTTACCGCACATATATACCAAAATTTGCGGAAATATCCACTCCACTCACGGAATTAACCAAGAAGAATAAGCCAAACAAGGCAAGTTGGGGGGAAGAAGAACAAAACTCGTTTGAGAAACTGAAAGAATTACTCTGTGAGGTTACTAGTCTTGCTACCCCTGATGCCAACTTGCCATTCCAGATACACTGTGATGCATCTGATCATGGTGTAGGATGCTGTTTAACTCAGCAAGATGCTGACGGATCTTACAAACCAATAGCCTTTGCCAGCCAAAAATTCAACGCTGCACAAAAGAACTGGGCAAGCATTGAGAAAGAGGCTTGGGCAGTGCTATATGGTCTGAATAAATTCGATAAGTGGATTTATGGTGCTAAGGTGGAGATCATATCTGATCACAATCCTCTTAAATATCTGAACCAAACCACTCCTAAAAGTCCAAAGCTAACCCGTTGGGCTCTAGCTCTACAAAGGTGGAATCATTCCATCACACATAGACCTAGTGTACAGCATCGAGGTGCGGACGCCCTATCACGACTGAAATAA